A region of Drosophila suzukii chromosome 2L, CBGP_Dsuzu_IsoJpt1.0, whole genome shotgun sequence DNA encodes the following proteins:
- the LOC108020631 gene encoding myosin heavy chain, skeletal muscle has translation MGNAESTQSADDTQMQVQQATDDEPWWNNIEHENLVLEQAPQAPTTAAKRTEEEEPPKNRKENRKTLVAVQMEEKANDSPEKEQSLEEFREELRQKREVRQNAVQDMRDEIASLKKQLAKEQAENRRLRKEEGAEDQTQIQDASLDTPSRPDSDPDDENPSSRSRHANIELASAQLALQQAQAENLSLRGEVEVVQRQVGTLKEVISCCKQMLSVKEEQCAQLKMKLTQIENSFSEREMKIMSNNLRQEYERQLVNIRQLRQLYEERQRVAAAEYENLQRLISIKRDELTAEQEKTKNFEERNQSLLKEVETANEELAKLREECSEHKFEKRLLSEQVGAVNMLFSQLIMGFNGESNMDIDRVNRMLEENRQLLNQMTQAEGNCSDGATLPKLLFDLVEQATAHGDSAGESDKSRSATPTPTNEDTTDCCQPGEGGGAEVIKKYRKRSSGDGAGVDVDGTAASLKSHEPEIMGKVASAQEIIGNLPKVWKVLMELLSHHKIERVQFEELPSCSGSATSSAASSASSSAARAPGKDEDESHRKPPELSVSKTYIKLKDLILEKKSLVKETNRLKTLNSHLDYRLNQQEKRLSGVSLELTKTWHLVGKMQRQHRQLHTQEQILRYQLQQKRRLLSELKDELEYCRRKWALARAKNDESQEQCDEWRKEFARRKLEDANHSAESGYSDSGPQSDEERDVLRADLGTVVPVEAPTSSAVCRRKLLRDQFEHTRKIKRMQSTSPGRQGLAGEEDESEDIVLRWNSAPPTCGWREDATYSAGEEGGEEEEEEHQENGAHGGLPKAPHSSRSRQRIQAGSSGTSGTASRIQKLEEQCKNLIQQVLETSGNRERLEIQLCQFQDDISPAQHAVPLEEFINRKRMERMTRASSAPATGSLTPREEEYTRKRSERLGRLEEESRQLMSRIKRTADRGQYLKKSLDRIRRAPSREASFESNTEEESALPASKTETPPDVSPLTAEEEEYTSRRAARIQRLEEESRQLISQLSRNTERGENLSTKLDTLHEQHSPNPQTEQVESSASISQTVEQRLEDIERVSANRAERLRLLEVQGNELIARLSSTSERGTAMINRIAEREATRRQEAELVEQTVPTEEATTSVNSIASTRIVGEPEEEVEGAGCCVTVTTTSSQLALKLQSTGAIPKNTTMRGRPQSQLCAAARQDDAVKKRSSGKEAVEKEAPETLEDMVQRLRALPFPGKTQENESVESENKGGQNSLETLNLQDVKNQEEKIREEEIDDQESEESPAEKLEEWKQTDEEH, from the exons atgggaaatgccGAGTCCACTCAGTCTGCAGATGATACGCAGATGCAGGTGCAGCAGGCCACCGATGACGAGCCCTGGTGGAACAACATCGAGCACGAGAATCTGGTTCTGGAGCAGGCCCCTCAGGCCCCAACTACAGCTGCAAAAAGAACCGAGGAGGAGGAACCCCCCAAAAATAGAAAGGAAAATCGAAAGACTCTAGTTGCCGTTCAAATGGAGGAAAAAGCGAACGATTCTCCGGAAAAAGAACAGAGCCTCGAGGAGTTCAGAGAAGAACTTCGTCAGAAGAGGGAAGTTCGGCAAAATGCTGTGCAGGACATGAGAGATGAAATTGCTAGTCTTAAAAAGCAACTGGCCAAGGAGCAAGCAGAAAACCGACGTTTAAGGAAAGAAGAAGGTGCGGAGGATCAAACTCAGATTCAGGATGCCAGCTTGGATACTCCTAGTAGACCTGATTCGGATCCAGATGATGAGAATCCCAGTTCCAGGAGTCGCCATGCCAATATCGAACTGGCCAGCGCCCAGTTGGCCTTGCAGCAAGCTCAGGCCGAGAATCTGTCGTTGCGCGGGGAGGTGGAGGTGGTTCAACGCCAGGTGGGAACCCTCAAGGAAGTCATATCCTGCTGCAAGCAAATGCTGAGTGTCAAGGAGGAGCAGTGTGCTCAG CTCAAGATGAAACTCACGCAAATCGAGAACTCCTTCAGCGAGCGGGAAATGAAGATTATGTCCAATAATCTCCGCCAGGAGTACGAACGCCAACTGGTGAACATCCGCCAGTTGAGGCAACTTTATGAGGAGCGACAGAGGGTGGCAGCTGCCGAGTACGAGAATCTGCAGCGTTTGATCTCGATCAAGAGGGATGAACTCACGGCCGAACAGGAGAA AACAAAAAACTTCGAGGAACGCAACCAGAGCCTCTTGAAGGAGGTGGAGACGGCCAATGAGGAGCTGGCCAAGCTTCGGGAGGAGTGCAGCGAGCACAAGTTCGAGAAGCGGCTACTCAGTGAGCAAGTGGGAGCAGTCAACATG CTCTTCAGCCAGCTGATTATGGGTTTCAATGGCGAAAGCAACATGGACATCGATCGCGTCAATCGAATGCTGGAGGAGAACCGACAGCTGCTCAATCAAATGACCCAAGCAGAGGGCAACTGCAGCGATGGTGCCACTCTGCCCAAGCTGCTTTTTGACCTTGTGGAGCAGGCCACTGCTCATGGGGATTCCGCCGGGGAATCAGACAAAAGTCGCagcgccacgcccactcccaCAAATGAGGACACCACGGACTGTTGTCAACCGGGAGAGGGAGGAGGAGCAGAAGTCATCAAAAAATACCGGAAAAGGAGTTCGGGTGACGGTGCGGGTGTGGATGTGGACGGCACTGCGGCTTCGTTAAAAAGCCATGAGCCCGAAATTATGGGAAAAGTTGCCTCGGCCCAAGAAATCATTGGCAACTTGCCAAAAGTTTGGAAAGTgttgatggagctcttgagcCACCACAAAATCGAGCGCGTGCAGTTCGAGGAGCTGCCATCCTGCAGTGGGAGTGCGACCTCAAGTGCGGCCTCCTCCGCATCCTCCTCCGCAGCCCGTGCTCCTGGCAAGGACGAGGACGAGTCCCACCGCAAGCCACCGGAGCTTAGCGTCAGCAAGACCTACATCAAACTGAAG GACCTCATCCTGGAGAAGAAGTCGCTGGTAAAGGAGACCAACCGTCTGAAAACCCTCAACAGCCACCTGGACTACCGCCTCAACCAGCAGGAGAAGCGGCTAAGTGGGGTGAGCCTGGAGCTAACCAAAACCTGGCACCTGGTTGGCAAGATGCAGCGCCAGCACCGCCAACTCCACACCCAGGAGCAGATCCTGCGCTATCAATTGCAGCAGAAGAGGCGTCTCTTGAGCGAGCTCAAGGATGAGCTGGAGTACTGCCGCAGGAAGTGGGCATTGGCCAGGGCGAAGAACGACGAGAGCCAGGAGCAGTGTGACGAGTGGCGAAAGGAGTTTGCCAGGAGAAAGTTAGAGGACGCGAATCACTCGGCGGAGAGTGGCTACAGCGATTCTGGACCTCAGTCCGATGAGGAGCGGGATGTTCTAAGAGCTGATCTAGGTACTGTAGTGCCCGTGGAGGCCCCTACTTCGTCGGCAGTGTGTCGCAGGAAGCTCCTCAGGGATCAATTCGAACACACACGCAAGATTAAGCGGATGCAGAGCACTTCGCCTGGTCGTCAGGGACTCGCAGGCGAGGAGGATGAGTCCGAGGATATAGTTTTGCGCTGGAACAGTGCTCCACCGACTTGTGGCTGGAGGGAAGATGCTACGTATTCCGCAGGAGAAGAAGGCGgagaagaggaggaggaggagcatcAGGAAAATGGGGCGCATGGGGGTCTTCCAAAAGCGCCTCACAGCTCCAGGAGCAGGCAAAGAATTCAAGCAGGCTCAAGTGGAACCTCTGGCACAGCCAGTCGCATCCAGAAGCTAGAGGAGCAGTGCAAAAACCTCATCCAGCAAGTCCTGGAAACCTCCGGCAATCGTGAGCGCCTCGAGATTCAGTTGTGCCAGTTCCAGGATGACATTTCTCCCGCCCAGCACGCTGTCCCACTGGAGGAATTCATTAACAGGAAGCGTATGGAGCGAATGACCAGGGCCAGTTCGGCACCAGCCACCGGAAGCCTTACTCCCCGAGAGGAAGAGTACACCAGAAAAAGATCTGAGCGATTGGGTCGTTTGGAGGAGGAGTCGCGCCAGCTGATGTCCAGGATTAAGCGCACTGCCGACCGCGGCCAATACCTCAAAAAATCTCTAGACAGGATTAGAAGAGCACCCAGTCGAGAGGCGAGCTTTGAAAGTAACACTGAGGAGGAATCAGCCCTTCCGGCATCCAAAACCGAAACCCCTCCAGATGTATCTCCACTAACCGCTGAGGAAGAAGAATATACATCCAGAAGGGCAGCGCGAATTCAGCGACTGGAGGAGGAGAGTCGGCAGTTGATATCGCAGCTATCAAGGAACACAGAACGAGGGGAAAACTTGTCGACAAAGCTGGACACCTTACATGAACAGCATAGTCCGAACCCTCAGACGGAGCAGGTTGAAAGCTCCGCCAGCATCTCGCAAACTGTGGAGCAACGATTGGAGGACATTGAGAGGGTTTCGGCAAATAGAGCCGAACGTCTCCGATTGCTGGAAGTACAGGGAAATGAACTGATTGCCAGGTTAAGCTCCACATCGGAAAGGGGAACCGCCATGATCAACAGGATTGCGGAAAGGGAAGCTACTCGGCGACAGGAGGCAGAACTTGTGGAGCAAACGGTGCCGACGGAAGAAGCCACCACTTCCGTTAACTCCATAGCCAGCACTAGGATTGTCGGTGAGCCGGAGGAGGAAGTCGAGGGAGCAGGTTGTTGTGTAACCGTCACCACCACCTCCAGTCAGTTGGCACTAAAACTACAATCCACGGGAGCCATCCCCAAGAACACTACGATGAGGGGCAGACCCCAATCGCAGTTGTGTGCTGCCGCGCGACAGGACGATGCAGTCAAGAAGAGATCTTCTGGAAAGGAAGCTGTCGAGAAGGAGGCACCCGAAACGCTTGAGGACATGGTGCAGAGACTAAGGGCACTGCCTTTCCCAGGGAAAACTCAGGAAAATGAGTCTGTGGAATCGGAAAACAAAGGAGGACAGAACTCCTTGGAGACCCTTAATCTTCAGGATGTCAAGAACCAAGAAGAAAAGATTCGGGAAGAAGAAATTGACGATCAAGAGTCTGAAGAATCTCCAGCGGAAAAACTGGAGGAGTGGAAACAAACGGATGAGGAACACTGA